In the genome of Planococcus donghaensis, the window GGTTCAATCGATTCAAAATCGTCGCTATTAATGCCGTAGTTGCCGATTAATGGATAAGTCATTGTAACAATTTGTCCGCAATAAGAAGGATCTGATAAAATTTCTTGATAACCGGTCATACTGGTATTAAACACGATTTCTCCTACTGAAGCATCGTCACCTCCGAATGCTGTTCCTTCAAATACCGTACCGTCTTCTAAGATTAAATAACGTTTCATCAATTTGTCTCCTCCTGCCATACAATTTCACCACCAAAGATGGTCATTACTGGCCACCCTGTACAATTCCAACCACCAAATGGTGTATTTTTTCCTTTGGATAAAAATTCTTCTACTTGAATCGGCTGTTGTTTTTCAAGGTCCAACATTACGAGATCTGCTGTTTGCCCAATTTCCAATGTACCGTATGGCATATTGAAGGTTTGGCTAGGTTTAATGGTTAACCAGTCGATCAATTGTTGTAACGACCATGTGCCGGTTTTGACAAACTTGCTATACAGCAGTGGAAACGCCGTTTCAAAACCGACAATCCCGAACATCGAGCCGTTCATGCCATTTGTTTTTTCAGCTTCAGTATGTGGTGCATGGTCTGTTGCGATAAAGTCTAGCGTGCCATCTAGCAACCCTTCGTGTAACGCTTCCCAGTCTGCTTTCGCACGAAGCGGCGGGTTCATTTTGTAGTTTGCATCGTCTGATGGAATATCATCTTCTGTTAACAACAAATGATGCGGTGTGACTTCTGCTGTTACGCGAACGCCTGCACGTTTTGCATCCCGAATGACGCGAACCGATTCTTTCGTGCTGACGTGGCATACATGGTAATGTGCGCCTGCTGCTTCAGCAAGTAAAATGTCGCGTGCGATATGCACCGATTCTGCAATTGCAGGTATGCCTTTTAACCCTAATTCTTTGCTCCGCTTGCCTTCGTGCATGACACCGTCATATATCAAGCTATTGTCTTCACAATGCGCCACAACTGCCATATCAATTTTCGCTGCGTCTTGCATTGTTTCGTACATCATGCCTGCTTCTTGAATGCCGACCCCGTCATCAGTGAAAGCAAAAGCACCATTTTCTTTTAGTTCTTGTAAATTTGTGCGTTCTTTTCCTGCTTCTCTTATGGTGATGGAAGCATACGGCAAAACTCGGATAAGCGCATTTTTTTCGATCAAGCCGTTAACTAGCTGCAGATTTTCTTTCGTATCAGGTACTGGGCGTGTATTTGGCATTGCACATATTGTGGTGTAGCCGCCTTTTGCTGCAGACTTTGTCCCGCTTTCGATCGTTTCTTTCTGTTCTCCGCCTGGTTCACGCAAATGAACATGGACATCAACAAATCCTGGTGCAATCATCCGGCCTTTGCCGTCAATTTGGGGTTCATTGTTTACTTGTAACTCTTGACCGATTTCTTCAATTTTGCCTTCTTTGATACGAATATTGGTAGGTGTTAGTTCTCCATTTTGCAGCATGTTTACGTTTTTAATGAATAAATTCAACTCAATCTCTCCCTTTCAATGCGTATTCAAGTACTGCCATCCGGACGAAAACTCCGTTTGCCATTTGTTTAAAAATTCGTGACCGCTCACACTCTACAAGACAATCTGCTATTTCCACCCCCCTGTTGATTGGAGCTGGGTGCATAATAATGGCACCGTCTTTCATTCGCTTTTCTCGCTCTACAGTCAATCCGTATTGCTCATGATAGTTTTCTTTTGAAAAAAGCGCTGATACTGCATGGCGTTCGTGTTGTACTCGGAGCATCATGACCACATCCGTTGTTTCAATAAAATCATCCAAGTGTTCTGAAGATTCATAGTCACCGCTCCATTCTTCTGGACAAATAAAGCTTACGTGAGCTCCTAATTGTTTAAGCGCTGCTGCATTTGATTTTGCCACACGGCTATGAGCGATATCTCCAACGATGGTGACATGCACGCCTTTGATTCGACCGAACTCTTGGTAGATGGTCATTAAGTCTAAAAGAGATTGCGTTGGATGCTGTCCCGAGCCATCTCCACCGTTAATGATTGCCACATTGCAACCTTCTAGTTGTTGGTAATACGCTTCTTCTTCGTGGCGGATAATGACAGCTCCTACCCCAATCGCTTCCATCGTTTTAACAGTATCGTAAAGCGTTTCACCTTTTAATATGCTAGAAAAGGCTGTTTCGAATGGCAGGACAGCGAGCCCCATATGATGCTCCGCCATTTCAAAACTCATTTTCGTTCTGGTGCTTGGTTCAAAAAACAAGTTGACGACTGTGCCATCAATTGGCGCTCTTTCGCCTCGCTGAAATTCTCCAGCGCGCTCAAGTAAACTCATAATCGTGTCATTTTCTAAGTTGTTCATTGATAGTAAGTTTGGCAAAATCCACTCATCCTCTCATTCTTCAGACAAAAAAACACCTTCCCAGGGGCAGGAAGGTGTGAGGAAAAAAGGGTAGAGTTTACCCATTCTTCGATCCTTTCCATGCCTCTCTGGACATTCATTAAAAGGTAATTATTCAGTTCCGTCGTCTAGTTCTTTTTTGTTCATTCCGGGTAGCACTAAGTTCAAGATAACGCCAACAATCGCAGCTAGTGCCATTCCTTCGATCGAGAACGACTCGCTAAATTCAAGCTTTGCTCCGCCAATCCCGATTACTAAAATAACTGATGAGATGACTAAGTTGCGGTTGTTACCAAAATCGATGTTGTTGTCTACTAGCATCCGCAATCCTGATGAAGCAATGATTCCGAACAGCAAGATGGAAATTCCGCCAAGAACAGCCGTGGGGATTGTTTCAATAACTGCCATCAATTTGCCAAAGAAAGAAAATGTGATGGCGAACACTGCCGCACCGAGAATGACATACACAGAAAACACTTTTGTTATGGCAAGCACTCCGATATTTTCACCATAAGTCGTTTTTGGTGGACCACCGACTAGTGAGGAGATGAAAGTTCCAAGTCCATCTCCTAAAATCGAGCGGTGCAAACCAGGATCTTTTATGTAATTTCTATCTACAATTTTTCCTAATACAAGCTGGTGTCCAATGTGTTCAGAAATAGTGACAATTGCAATTGGTACCATGACAAACAGCAAGGTTGGCGTTACTTGGAACGAATAATCCACTCCAGGGATCAAGAATTCTGGAACGGCGAACCAGCTTGCTTCGCCAATTGCTGTAAAATCGATAATTCCGATGGCTGCTGAGTAGCCATAGCCTACAATAATTCCGATCAAAATCGGCATTAATGAAATGATGTTTTTAAAGTAAATGTTACAAATGATTGCTGTAAGCAATGTGACAATCGCAGCTGAGAAATGCAATAAACTGTATTCCGAACCACCTTCTGCTGGAATGGTCATCGCCATATTTACCGCAGTGCCGGATAAAGCAAGTCCAATAACGATGATAACCGGTCCTACTACAATTGGTGGGAGTAGTTTCATCAACCAATGATACCCGGTTTTCCAAATAATCAAGGCGACTATGGCGTAAACGAGGGATACAAACATGGCCCCGATCATAGCTGATCCAATTCCACCTGTTTCTGTTGCAATCGTGATTGGCACGATAAAGGCGAATGATGAACCTAAGTAAGCTGGCACTTTAAATTGTGTTATTAGGATAAAAATGATTGTTGCGATTCCGCTTGTTAACAATGCGATGGCCGGGCTCAGTCCAACCAGTTGTGGTACTAATATCGTTGCGCCAAACATCGCGAACATATGTTGCAAACTTAGTGAGATCCATTGTCCTGCTTTTGGTTTATCTTGTACATCTAAAATTGCTTCACTCAATTTCCATTCTCCCCTGTCTCTATCTCTCTATTCGTGGATGGCGACTCGATCAACTTGATCGCTTTCAACCATTTTGACGATAATTCGTTCGTCACTTGAAGTCGGAATGTTTTTCCCAACAAAATCTGCTCGGATGGGCAATTCGCGATGACCTCTATCAATTAATACAGCTAGCTGAATTTGTGCTGGTCGTCCAAGGTCCATCACTGCGTCCATAGCTGCGCGAACTGTTCTTCCTGTATAAAGCACATCGTCTACAAGAATTACTTTTTTATCAAGGATGCTGTGTTCAATATCGACTTGTTGAACTAGCGGTTCTTGATTTTTTGTTTTAACACTCAAGTCGTCTCTGTAGAGCGTGATATCAAGCTCACCTTTTAAAATGGGACGCCCTTCGATTTTTTCTATTTTCTCTGCTAAACGCTTGGCGATAAAAGCTCCACGCGTTTTAATGCCAACTAGTATGCAATCATCTATGCCTTTATTGCGCTCTATAATTTCGTGTGCAATCCGTGTGATTGCTCTGCTAATCGCTTGTTCATCCAAAATGTCTGCTTTTTCGACCATAAGATCCGCTCCTTTTTTGCAAATAAAAAACCTCTTGCCCGAGGGACAAGAGGATAGATGCGCAGAAAAATTTAGCACAGAAGATAGACTTCCGGCTTGCGTAAATACCTTCTCAGCCTCTCTGGACTGTAATTAAAGGTGTTATTATTCGATTTGTTTTTTTAAGTATAAAGAAAGAGAAACGGGTTTGTCAATCCTTATCGCGAAGAGATTCGAGAAGTTCTGCAAATTCAGCTGGTGGCTCTGCAGAAAACTCCATGTATTCGTTCGTTCTTGGGTGATTAAAACCAATGACTTCAGCATGAAGGGCTTGACCGCCGATGTCCATTGTTTTTTTCGGTCCGTATTTCGGATCGCCCACAAGTGGAAAACCAATGTACTTCATGTGGACACGGATTTGATGCGTTCTTCCTGTTTCTAAACGGCACTCAACAAGTGTGAAATTACCGAAACGTTCAAGAACACGGAAATGTGTCACAGCATGCTTGCCTTTATCAACAATCGCCATATTTTGACGTTCTTTCGGATCACGTGCAATTGGTGCTTGGATAGTTCCTTTATCATGAGGAATATGACCATGAACCAAAGCAACATATTTACGTGTAACTGTCTTTTTCACCAATTGATCAACAAGTGATGCATGAGCAGCGTCATTTTTCGCTACCATTAACAAGCCTGAAGTATCTTTGTCAATGCGGTGAACAATTCCTGGACGTACAACGCCATTGATCCCTGAAAGATCTGTACAATGATGCATTAACCCATTTACCAATGTTCCTTTAGCATGACCTGGTGCTGGATGAACGACCATTCCTTTAGGTTTGTTTACGACTAAAACATCTTCATCTTCATAAACAATTTCCAAATTCAAATCTTCAGGAACTACATCTAACTCTTCCAACTCCGGTGGCGTGACAATGATAATATCTTGCAAACGTACTTTGTAATTCGGCTTTACAGTTTCTCCGTTAACTTTTACTGCGCCTTCTTTGACCCAATTGCTGATCTGTGAACGTGACCAGTCTCCATCTATTGATGACACAGCTTTATCTACTCGTTCGCCAGCCATTTCTTTTGTGATTTCAATCGTTAAATCTTCCATTAAGACACCTTTTTCTTTTGTTGTTTTTCGTCATAAATAATATAAATAACCATCAATACGACACCAATCGTCAACGCAGCATCTGCAACATTAAATATCGGAAAATCATAACCAATCACTGGAATGAGTACGTCAACAAAATCAACGACTTCCCCGCGAAACATCCGATCGATAAAATTACCAACTGCGCCTCCTAAGAGAACCATTAAGCTTAACTGAAATAAAGGTTGCCCTTTTGCGTGTTTATGAAAATAGTAAAGTATTCCGATGATAACCGCTACAGTAATTATAGCGAACAGCCACATCTGTCCTTCTAGCATACCCCAAGCAGCGCCACGATTCCGATGCGACAACCAACCAAGGTAAGGGTCAATGACCGAAATCCGTTCACCCAATTCCATATTTTTCAGTACTAGCCATTTTGTCCATTGATCTAATGCGATTATGAATAATGCAAGTCCATAATAAATAAACATCTGTATCCTCCGTCAATTCAGCAGTCAATCTATTTTAACACACTGACAGCAAAAAAAGTAAAGGGCCTGGAGCAGCCGAATTTCGGTTCTCCAAACCCTTTTTAAATTCATTGTTGATATTGATTAGGCAAACTGCGTTTCTACAACACTTGCACAGCGAGGGCACAAAGTTGGATGCTCTTCGCTTTGACCAATTTCTTCAGAAATTGTCCAGCAACGTTCACATTTTTCACCAGTTGCTTTTTCAACTGTTACTGAAACTTCATTTAGTTTTACAGCATGTTCTGGTGCTTGATCTTGTGTTCCACCGTATTCGTATTTTGAAACGATGAACAATTGAGCAAGATTTTCATCTGTAGAAGCTAATAATGTAGCTAGTTCTTCATCACCGAAGACCGTTACTTTCGCTTCTAGCGATTTACCGATAGTTTTAGCTGCACGTGCTTCTTCCAATGCTTTTAACACATCATCGCGAACATCCATAAATCGGCTCCACTTGTCGTTTAAGCCTTCAAACGCTGGGTTGGAAACAGCTTCTGGGAAATCAGTCAATTGAACACTTTCTTCTTCAACAAAGCTCAAGTAAGACCATAATTCATCCGCTGTATGAGGGATGATTGGTGCTGCTAACTTCAAGATTGCCATTAATGAATCAAACATTACAGTTTGCATCGCACGGCGATGTGGATGATCTGCACTTTCAATGTAAACAACGTCTTTTGCTACATCTAAATAGAATGAGCTTAAATCGTTAGCGCAATAATTATTTAACGCATGATAAATTGTTGAAAACTCATACGTTTCATAACCTTTACGCACAGTTTCTACCATTTTTTGTAACTTCATGGCCATGTATTGATCCATTTCACGCATGTCTTCAAATGCAACACGGTGTTCTTGTTCATTAAAATCAGCTAAGTTTCCGTGAAGGAATTTTAGCGTGTTACGGATTTTGCGGTAAACTTCAGATACTTGTTTAAAGTTTTCGTCAGATACACGAACATCCGCTGTATAGTCTACAGAAGCAACCCATAGACGAAGAATATCTGCGCCCATTTGGTTCATGACTTTTGAAGGGACAATGACGTTACCAAGCGATTTACTCATTTTGCGACCATTGCCATCAAGCGTAAAGCCGTGGCTCAAAATGCCTTTGTAAGGTGCATGTCCATTAATCGCAACACTTGTCGTTAAGGACGAGTTGAACCAGCCACGGTATTGGTCAGATCCTTCTAAGTAAAGATCTGCTGGATATTGAAGATCTTCTCGTTCAACAAGAACTCCTTGGTGAGATGATCCTGAGTCAAACCAAACATCCATAATATCCATTTCTTTCGTGAACACGCCGTTCGGGCTGCTTGGATGCGTAAATCCTGGCGGTAATAATTCATCTGTAGAACGCTCAAACCATACATTTGATCCATTTTCGCGGAACAATTTTGCGATATGCGCAATTGTTTCTTCAGTGATAACCGGATCACCATTTTCAGCATAAAACACTGGAATTGGAACGCCCCATACGCGTTGACGTGAAATATTCCAATCTCCACGATCACGTAACATATTAAACAAACGTGTTTCACCCCATGCAGGAGTAAATGATGTTTCTTTAATTGCGTTTAAGATTTGGTCACGGAATGCTTCGATTGATACAAACCATTGAGCTGTTGCACGGTAAATTACCGGCTTTTTCGTCCGCCAGTCATGTGGATACGAGTGTGTGATAAATGTAAGTTTTTCAAGCGCGCCTACTTTATCTAACGCTTCTGTTATCGATTTATTGGCTTTGTCATAAAACTCGCCCTCAAATCCAGGTGCTTCAGCAGTCATAACTCCGCGCTCGTCAACTGGACATAAAACGTCCAATCCGTATTTTTTACCGATTAAGAAGTCATCTTCACCATGACCAGGTGCTGTATGAACACAACCAGTACCTGAGTCAGTTGTTACATGTTCGCCAAGCATAACCAGAGAAGTACGGTCATATAACGGGTGCTTTGTTAGAATATTTTCTAGCTCTTCACCTTTGATGACACGAACCACTTCTGCATCTGTCCAACCGAGTT includes:
- a CDS encoding dihydroorotase — encoded protein: MNLFIKNVNMLQNGELTPTNIRIKEGKIEEIGQELQVNNEPQIDGKGRMIAPGFVDVHVHLREPGGEQKETIESGTKSAAKGGYTTICAMPNTRPVPDTKENLQLVNGLIEKNALIRVLPYASITIREAGKERTNLQELKENGAFAFTDDGVGIQEAGMMYETMQDAAKIDMAVVAHCEDNSLIYDGVMHEGKRSKELGLKGIPAIAESVHIARDILLAEAAGAHYHVCHVSTKESVRVIRDAKRAGVRVTAEVTPHHLLLTEDDIPSDDANYKMNPPLRAKADWEALHEGLLDGTLDFIATDHAPHTEAEKTNGMNGSMFGIVGFETAFPLLYSKFVKTGTWSLQQLIDWLTIKPSQTFNMPYGTLEIGQTADLVMLDLEKQQPIQVEEFLSKGKNTPFGGWNCTGWPVMTIFGGEIVWQEETN
- a CDS encoding aspartate carbamoyltransferase catalytic subunit encodes the protein MPNLLSMNNLENDTIMSLLERAGEFQRGERAPIDGTVVNLFFEPSTRTKMSFEMAEHHMGLAVLPFETAFSSILKGETLYDTVKTMEAIGVGAVIIRHEEEAYYQQLEGCNVAIINGGDGSGQHPTQSLLDLMTIYQEFGRIKGVHVTIVGDIAHSRVAKSNAAALKQLGAHVSFICPEEWSGDYESSEHLDDFIETTDVVMMLRVQHERHAVSALFSKENYHEQYGLTVEREKRMKDGAIIMHPAPINRGVEIADCLVECERSRIFKQMANGVFVRMAVLEYALKGRD
- a CDS encoding solute carrier family 23 protein, coding for MSEAILDVQDKPKAGQWISLSLQHMFAMFGATILVPQLVGLSPAIALLTSGIATIIFILITQFKVPAYLGSSFAFIVPITIATETGGIGSAMIGAMFVSLVYAIVALIIWKTGYHWLMKLLPPIVVGPVIIVIGLALSGTAVNMAMTIPAEGGSEYSLLHFSAAIVTLLTAIICNIYFKNIISLMPILIGIIVGYGYSAAIGIIDFTAIGEASWFAVPEFLIPGVDYSFQVTPTLLFVMVPIAIVTISEHIGHQLVLGKIVDRNYIKDPGLHRSILGDGLGTFISSLVGGPPKTTYGENIGVLAITKVFSVYVILGAAVFAITFSFFGKLMAVIETIPTAVLGGISILLFGIIASSGLRMLVDNNIDFGNNRNLVISSVILVIGIGGAKLEFSESFSIEGMALAAIVGVILNLVLPGMNKKELDDGTE
- the pyrR gene encoding bifunctional pyr operon transcriptional regulator/uracil phosphoribosyltransferase PyrR, giving the protein MVEKADILDEQAISRAITRIAHEIIERNKGIDDCILVGIKTRGAFIAKRLAEKIEKIEGRPILKGELDITLYRDDLSVKTKNQEPLVQQVDIEHSILDKKVILVDDVLYTGRTVRAAMDAVMDLGRPAQIQLAVLIDRGHRELPIRADFVGKNIPTSSDERIIVKMVESDQVDRVAIHE
- a CDS encoding RluA family pseudouridine synthase; this encodes MEDLTIEITKEMAGERVDKAVSSIDGDWSRSQISNWVKEGAVKVNGETVKPNYKVRLQDIIIVTPPELEELDVVPEDLNLEIVYEDEDVLVVNKPKGMVVHPAPGHAKGTLVNGLMHHCTDLSGINGVVRPGIVHRIDKDTSGLLMVAKNDAAHASLVDQLVKKTVTRKYVALVHGHIPHDKGTIQAPIARDPKERQNMAIVDKGKHAVTHFRVLERFGNFTLVECRLETGRTHQIRVHMKYIGFPLVGDPKYGPKKTMDIGGQALHAEVIGFNHPRTNEYMEFSAEPPAEFAELLESLRDKD
- the lspA gene encoding signal peptidase II, whose product is MFIYYGLALFIIALDQWTKWLVLKNMELGERISVIDPYLGWLSHRNRGAAWGMLEGQMWLFAIITVAVIIGILYYFHKHAKGQPLFQLSLMVLLGGAVGNFIDRMFRGEVVDFVDVLIPVIGYDFPIFNVADAALTIGVVLMVIYIIYDEKQQKKKVS
- the ileS gene encoding isoleucine--tRNA ligase; its protein translation is MEYKDTLLMPKTDFPMRGNLPNREPEMQQKWEDMNIYKQVQDRTAGRPFFVLHDGPPYANGDLHMGHALNKVLKDMIVRSRSMMGFHAPYVPGWDTHGLPIEQALTNKGVNRKEMSLAEFRKLCEEYAFQQIDNQRSQFKRIGVRGDWENPYVTLKPAYEARQIEVFGKMANKGYIYKGLKPVYWSPSSESSLAEAEIEYHDKKSPSIYVSFPVTDGKGVLAEGTNFIIWTTTPWTIPANLGISVHAKLDYAEVSVNGSQYIVAQDLLKEVSEELGWTDAEVVRVIKGEELENILTKHPLYDRTSLVMLGEHVTTDSGTGCVHTAPGHGEDDFLIGKKYGLDVLCPVDERGVMTAEAPGFEGEFYDKANKSITEALDKVGALEKLTFITHSYPHDWRTKKPVIYRATAQWFVSIEAFRDQILNAIKETSFTPAWGETRLFNMLRDRGDWNISRQRVWGVPIPVFYAENGDPVITEETIAHIAKLFRENGSNVWFERSTDELLPPGFTHPSSPNGVFTKEMDIMDVWFDSGSSHQGVLVEREDLQYPADLYLEGSDQYRGWFNSSLTTSVAINGHAPYKGILSHGFTLDGNGRKMSKSLGNVIVPSKVMNQMGADILRLWVASVDYTADVRVSDENFKQVSEVYRKIRNTLKFLHGNLADFNEQEHRVAFEDMREMDQYMAMKLQKMVETVRKGYETYEFSTIYHALNNYCANDLSSFYLDVAKDVVYIESADHPHRRAMQTVMFDSLMAILKLAAPIIPHTADELWSYLSFVEEESVQLTDFPEAVSNPAFEGLNDKWSRFMDVRDDVLKALEEARAAKTIGKSLEAKVTVFGDEELATLLASTDENLAQLFIVSKYEYGGTQDQAPEHAVKLNEVSVTVEKATGEKCERCWTISEEIGQSEEHPTLCPRCASVVETQFA